The following are from one region of the Sardina pilchardus chromosome 4, fSarPil1.1, whole genome shotgun sequence genome:
- the LOC134079085 gene encoding GTPase IMAP family member 7-like has protein sequence MIQSHLLQLNLVAGKRREALRIVLLGKTGVGKSASGNTILGREAFISDFLASSVTRESKKERAEVNGRDVCVVDTPGLFDTYYSNEEITKEIVKCIYLSSPGPHAFLVLIQLGRFTTEEQDTVKLIKQIFGEKSDKYTMILFTHGDKLRGKSIEEFMGRDTKLVELIAQFRGGYHVFNNEDPENRSQVTELLQKIDKMVTVNGGGHYTTEMYQRVEEEIERQKAQILKETEEKRKREEEELEKWIKNKDERKKVRAREELRRRHEETARLEAELSPEPKKNMVEASISREEGLRTSMDRQLREMKAYVDERRSQLEVSIVDCLRRRDKRWTFLTSDYQSEIEEQLRVTVQTPTQCLRDFAYD, from the exons AGAGGCGTGAGGCTTTGAGGATTGTGCTGCTGGGGAAGACTGGAGTGGGAAAGAGCGcttcaggaaacaccatcctggggaGAGAAGCGTTTATATCAGACTTCTTGGCCTCCTCTGTGACaagagagagtaagaaggaaagagcagaagtgaatgggagagatgtgtgtgttgttgatacTCCAGGCCTGTTTGACACATATTACAGCAATGAAGAGATCACAAAGGAGATTGTAAAGTGCATCTATCTGTCCTCTCCGGGTCCCCATGCATTCCTGGTTTTGATCCAGCTGGGTAGATTCACAACAGAGGAGCAGGATACAGTTAAGTTGATTAAGCAAATCTTTGGTGAAAAATCAGACAAATATACAATGATTCTGTTCACTCATGGAGATAAACTGAGGGGGAAAAGTATTGAAGAATTTATGGGTAGGGATACAAAACTAGTAGAGTTGATCGCTCAGTTCCGTGGGGGATATCATGTGTTTAACAACGAGGACCCAGAGAATCGGTCTCAGgtcacagagctgctgcagaaGATTGATAAGATGGTGACGGTGAATGGAGGGGGCCACTACACCACTGAGATGTACCAGAGGGTTGAAGAAGAGATTGAGAGACAGAAGGCACAGATTctgaaagagacagaagagaagagaaagagagaagaggaggagctggagaaatGGATCAAGAACAaagatgagaggaagaaagTGAGAGCTAGAGAAGAGCTTAGAAGAAGGCACGAGGAAACAGCTAGACTTGAAGCCGAGTTATCGCCAGAACCAAAGAAAA ATATGGTTGAAGCCTCCATCAGCAGAGAAGAAGGCTTACGGACATCCATGGACAGGCAGTTGCGGGAGATGAAGGCTTATGTGGATGAGAGAAGATCACAACTTGAAGTGAGCATAGTGGACTGTTTGCGCCGCCGTGACAAGAGGTGGA CATTCTTGACGTCTGACTATCAATCAGAGATAGAGGAACAGCTACGAGTGACCGTACAGACTCCAACACAGTGTCTGAGAGACTTTGCGTACGACTAG